A window of Pedobacter lusitanus contains these coding sequences:
- a CDS encoding FkbM family methyltransferase → MATQFIKKILGIHHQSNVKPLKNLSYYGSVRHGYMVPDHFLGSGSICYCVGAGEDISFDTELKMAFDSKVFIFDPSPYGINHFNQVKDYVDYGIPLTLDKTLAPYVYNISSKQFSEIKFVAVGLWDKKKTMKFYDPEKENYSSHSAYLFKESKKFIEAPVDRLSNLMQQLDHQHIDLLKIEIEGAEYKVIDTIIEDKLNVKAILVEFDEVYNTRDKTFLFRIKKSCDKLRKAGYILAHSTVAMKRLFIRKDIYDQLKKLEVNA, encoded by the coding sequence ATGGCAACTCAATTTATTAAGAAAATTTTAGGCATTCATCATCAATCTAACGTAAAACCATTGAAAAATCTCAGTTATTATGGCTCAGTAAGACATGGATATATGGTTCCTGATCATTTCTTAGGGTCAGGTTCAATTTGTTATTGTGTTGGTGCCGGTGAAGACATTTCTTTTGATACAGAACTTAAAATGGCTTTTGATTCCAAAGTTTTTATTTTTGATCCCTCTCCTTATGGGATTAATCACTTTAATCAGGTTAAAGATTATGTAGATTATGGGATCCCCTTAACACTGGACAAAACTCTTGCTCCTTATGTATATAATATAAGTAGTAAACAATTCTCAGAAATAAAATTTGTTGCTGTCGGCCTCTGGGACAAAAAGAAAACAATGAAATTTTATGACCCCGAAAAAGAGAACTATTCTTCCCATTCTGCTTATTTGTTTAAGGAGTCAAAGAAATTCATTGAAGCCCCCGTTGACCGTTTAAGTAATCTAATGCAACAATTGGATCACCAGCATATCGACCTGCTTAAAATAGAAATAGAAGGAGCTGAATATAAGGTTATTGATACTATAATTGAAGACAAATTAAATGTTAAGGCCATTCTGGTAGAATTTGACGAGGTTTATAATACCAGGGACAAAACCTTCCTTTTCAGAATAAAAAAAAGCTGTGATAAATTAAGAAAAGCCGGTTATATACTGGCGCATTCTACTGTTGCCATGAAACGTTTGTTCATTAGGAAGGATATTTATGATCAGTTAAAAAAATTAGAAGTTAATGCATAA
- a CDS encoding Pycsar system effector family protein, whose protein sequence is MNYLDILDQVRAHVSSLFHTNKDERLIYHNLLHTEQVVKAAVKIANHYQLSDHDFFVVSIAAWFHDIGYLTSCEKHEERGAGLVKEFLESKGADPELTSLVMNCILATRMPQRPVGLLEEIVCDADLFHLGSEDFRERNKLIRKEASAFAGKDIDKHEWRLKTIMLFESHHYHTDYCRDLLNEKKEMNLNELKEKVIKDDHEKSKEEKAINSVLENTDHHPEIAATGSKAQLMEKKENKKEEKKKSDRPDKGIETMFRISSGNHQRLSDMADNKAHIMISTNSIILSVTLSVLLRKLEDNPHLIIPTLILLVICVVTMVFSILATRPTVPPGTFTHEDIEQKKVNLLFFGNFYRMALPDYVEGMQNMMEDRDFLYGSLIRDLYSQGVVLGRKYRLLRVAYNVFMFGIIASVLAFVIASAVVAL, encoded by the coding sequence ATGAATTACCTGGATATACTAGATCAGGTCAGAGCACATGTCTCGAGCTTGTTTCACACTAATAAAGACGAGAGATTAATCTATCATAATCTGCTGCATACCGAACAGGTGGTCAAAGCTGCAGTGAAAATTGCTAACCACTATCAGTTATCAGATCATGATTTTTTTGTAGTGAGCATAGCCGCGTGGTTTCATGATATTGGTTATTTGACCAGTTGTGAAAAACATGAAGAACGGGGAGCTGGTCTTGTAAAAGAATTTCTGGAATCTAAAGGAGCAGATCCTGAGTTAACCAGTCTGGTGATGAATTGTATTCTGGCTACCAGAATGCCGCAACGTCCGGTAGGGCTGCTTGAAGAAATTGTATGTGATGCAGATCTCTTTCATCTGGGTAGTGAAGATTTCAGAGAAAGAAATAAACTGATCCGTAAAGAGGCCAGCGCTTTTGCTGGTAAAGATATTGATAAACACGAATGGCGTCTAAAAACAATTATGCTTTTTGAGTCGCATCATTATCATACGGATTACTGCCGTGATTTACTCAATGAAAAAAAAGAGATGAATCTGAATGAATTGAAAGAAAAAGTGATCAAAGATGATCATGAAAAGTCAAAAGAAGAGAAAGCAATCAATTCGGTTCTGGAAAATACTGACCATCATCCTGAAATAGCAGCTACCGGATCTAAGGCTCAGCTCATGGAAAAAAAAGAAAATAAAAAGGAAGAGAAGAAAAAAAGTGACCGTCCTGATAAAGGGATAGAAACGATGTTCAGAATTTCGTCAGGTAACCATCAGCGTTTAAGTGATATGGCAGATAATAAAGCACATATCATGATTTCCACTAACTCTATTATTCTGTCGGTTACCCTTAGTGTTTTACTGCGAAAGCTGGAAGATAATCCTCATTTGATTATTCCTACTTTAATATTACTGGTTATTTGTGTGGTGACTATGGTGTTTTCTATACTGGCCACCAGACCAACAGTTCCTCCGGGAACTTTTACACACGAAGATATTGAGCAAAAAAAGGTGAATCTGCTGTTCTTTGGTAATTTTTACCGGATGGCCTTGCCTGATTATGTAGAAGGGATGCAGAATATGATGGAGGACAGAGATTTTCTATATGGAAGTCTGATCCGGGACTTATATTCACAGGGAGTTGTCTTAGGACGTAAATATCGTCTGTTAAGAGTTGCTTACAATGTATTTATGTTCGGTATTATTGCTTCTGTTCTCGCATTTGTTATTGCCAGTGCGGTAGTAGCTTTATAG
- a CDS encoding SdiA-regulated family protein, translating into MKLLLKKLNYIFPVLILIGFYACKPAKQSYTSPKGYDFNHPEKFTMPESLHEISGIAFYKGKSDTVYSIQDEEGRLFRQAWGNKKQKHAVFAKKGDYEDLAILNETFIILRSDGTLYTFPFSEATKDKVANIKEWNDILPDGEYESIYADQQTNQVYLLCKNCKEDKKEKTMSGSIFTYNPAKKELIASGNFSMDLTPLIDKGLILKTGLKASALTRDPHSGDWYILSSVNKLLVVASPDWKVKGVHRLNSSIFIQPEGLAFDNQMNLYISNEGDELSSGNILKFARKP; encoded by the coding sequence ATGAAATTACTTCTAAAAAAGCTGAATTATATTTTTCCGGTACTGATCCTTATCGGATTCTATGCTTGTAAACCAGCAAAACAGTCTTATACAAGCCCAAAAGGATATGACTTTAACCATCCGGAGAAATTTACTATGCCAGAAAGTCTGCATGAAATTTCCGGTATTGCATTCTATAAAGGAAAAAGTGATACTGTTTATTCTATACAGGATGAAGAAGGTCGTCTTTTCAGACAAGCCTGGGGTAATAAGAAACAGAAACATGCTGTTTTCGCTAAAAAAGGTGATTATGAAGATCTGGCAATTTTAAATGAAACTTTCATTATTCTCAGAAGTGATGGTACACTTTATACCTTTCCTTTTAGTGAAGCTACTAAAGATAAAGTAGCCAATATTAAAGAATGGAATGACATACTGCCTGATGGAGAATATGAAAGTATTTATGCAGATCAGCAAACGAACCAGGTTTATCTGCTTTGTAAGAATTGTAAAGAAGATAAAAAGGAAAAAACAATGTCGGGTTCTATTTTTACTTATAATCCGGCAAAGAAAGAGCTGATTGCATCTGGTAATTTTTCTATGGATCTCACTCCCCTGATTGATAAGGGACTCATACTGAAAACAGGATTAAAAGCTTCCGCTCTTACCAGAGATCCACATTCAGGAGACTGGTATATTTTGTCTTCTGTCAATAAATTATTGGTTGTAGCCAGCCCCGACTGGAAAGTTAAAGGTGTACACCGGTTAAATTCTTCTATATTTATACAGCCTGAAGGATTAGCTTTTGATAATCAGATGAATCTGTATATATCTAATGAAGGTGATGAACTTAGTTCTGGAAATATCCTGAAATTTGCACGTAAACCCTGA
- a CDS encoding TetR/AcrR family transcriptional regulator — MDKDEIVISEILIAAKSLFGKFGLKKTTIEDISAAAGKGKSTLYYYFPGKNEIFAAVVKDEMKAVIKNLRETVNRALSAKDKLKAFLNFQSIAILEFRSLYKVIFEDMIESRRMLLPLRLKYEQMQLGMISEILLGGTQSGEFKELSAESIHKMSFVLIVAFRGLHFPLSINPSEVQSHEYFDELVDMLIEGIGN; from the coding sequence ATGGATAAAGATGAAATTGTAATTAGTGAAATTTTAATTGCCGCCAAATCTTTATTTGGAAAATTCGGGTTAAAAAAGACAACGATAGAGGATATCTCCGCAGCAGCCGGTAAAGGAAAAAGTACACTTTATTATTATTTCCCCGGAAAGAATGAAATCTTCGCTGCTGTTGTAAAAGATGAGATGAAAGCAGTGATTAAAAATTTAAGGGAAACAGTAAACAGAGCACTATCTGCAAAAGATAAACTGAAAGCTTTTTTAAATTTTCAAAGTATAGCTATCCTGGAATTCAGAAGTCTTTATAAAGTGATTTTTGAAGATATGATTGAATCAAGGAGGATGCTGCTTCCGCTAAGGCTTAAATACGAACAGATGCAGCTGGGTATGATCAGTGAAATACTTCTTGGAGGTACACAAAGTGGTGAATTTAAAGAACTTTCGGCAGAGAGTATTCATAAAATGTCTTTTGTTCTTATTGTCGCTTTCAGGGGGCTTCACTTTCCGCTGTCTATTAACCCTTCAGAAGTACAGTCCCATGAATATTTTGATGAGCTGGTAGATATGCTTATCGAGGGTATTGGGAATTAA
- a CDS encoding BamA/TamA family outer membrane protein codes for MHIISRKNKVNLTVSVTILFFSLPLFTHAQQNRTKDSITIAISPAYDSVSKTHRFFLGENYRKLWATPVRMRIVDLQKERGGMKILQLGGGMQTRSLRLEDASGREWALRTIQKYPERGLPANLRATIAKDIVQDQISTGHPFSALIVPPLADALEIPHANPEIIYIGDDPALGKYRKVFANAAYLLEERMPAGYEKSDNTLKAQRKIEEDNDTHIEQKLVLRARLLDFVVGDWDRHEDNWRWLKIDDKDKGEKTYIPVPRDRDKVFYKTSGIFPWILSHQWLKANLQPFDAEIRAVDQWNFNQRYFDRYFLSGLSEKDWQEEIKYVQGKLTPALLRKSMQLMPANIFAEGGEETLNIMIARKDNLEKSAMAYYRFLAHTVEIPASDKREYFEIRHKKNGNIELTVSNIKKSGETGRKLYHRTFDHSLTHEIRLYGMGGDDIFEVTGETKSPITVRMIGGDGKDRFEINKDLGHKSNTYIYDRSDQENEIPSSSVAKLRLSADTAVNQYNKKSYVFDQFGPLFHVNYNIDQGIQAGVGLILEKQGFRKTPYASHQEFWVDYSTGRKSFILNYAGDFKKAIGNTDFKVNANLLGPNNLSNFFGLGNETEFIKEEPKDMSYYRNRYDYLTADFQLYKKTGRWTIGGGLTTEYYTSSRKGNEHRFLNDFNQTNPEESVFNDRVYVGLITEVKYDSRDNISIPKNGMYWNTRITASQQLNSDHERYGKIQSEFRYYLNPGHSGFVIANRLGGGTTLGNPGFFQQMQLGGVHNLRGFHTNRFTGKSMLYYNLDLRLKLFDFTSYIVPGSLGLLGFNDVGRVWMPGQSSNQWHHGYGGGIYIVPADLILIQAAVGFSKESTMPYISVGFNF; via the coding sequence ATGCACATAATTTCCAGAAAAAATAAAGTAAACCTTACAGTATCAGTAACTATTCTGTTCTTTAGTCTTCCGCTATTTACCCATGCACAGCAGAACAGGACTAAGGACTCTATTACAATAGCTATATCTCCTGCCTATGATTCCGTTTCCAAAACACATCGTTTCTTTTTAGGTGAAAATTACAGGAAGTTATGGGCTACTCCTGTAAGAATGCGGATTGTTGATCTCCAGAAAGAACGTGGTGGTATGAAAATATTGCAACTGGGAGGAGGAATGCAGACCAGATCTTTACGCCTGGAAGATGCCTCAGGAAGGGAGTGGGCGCTCAGAACGATTCAGAAATATCCTGAAAGAGGTTTGCCAGCAAATTTGAGGGCAACAATTGCTAAAGATATCGTACAGGATCAGATTTCAACAGGTCATCCTTTTTCTGCATTAATTGTTCCACCATTGGCTGATGCCCTTGAAATTCCTCATGCTAATCCAGAAATTATTTATATCGGTGATGATCCTGCCCTTGGTAAATACCGGAAGGTTTTTGCCAATGCAGCTTATTTGCTGGAAGAACGTATGCCGGCAGGGTATGAGAAAAGTGATAATACATTGAAAGCTCAGCGAAAAATTGAGGAAGATAATGATACACATATTGAACAAAAATTAGTTTTAAGAGCGAGATTACTTGATTTTGTTGTTGGTGACTGGGATAGACATGAAGATAACTGGCGATGGTTAAAAATAGACGATAAGGATAAAGGAGAGAAGACATATATCCCTGTTCCAAGGGATAGGGACAAGGTTTTTTATAAAACCTCAGGTATATTTCCCTGGATACTCTCACATCAGTGGTTAAAAGCCAATTTACAGCCTTTTGATGCAGAAATCAGAGCTGTTGATCAGTGGAATTTTAATCAGCGGTATTTTGACAGATACTTTCTGAGCGGGTTGAGTGAAAAAGACTGGCAGGAGGAAATCAAATATGTGCAGGGAAAATTAACGCCGGCTTTACTTAGAAAATCAATGCAGCTGATGCCAGCTAATATTTTTGCTGAAGGAGGAGAAGAGACATTGAATATAATGATTGCCAGAAAAGATAACCTGGAGAAAAGTGCCATGGCCTATTATCGTTTTCTGGCTCATACGGTTGAAATTCCTGCTTCCGATAAAAGAGAGTATTTTGAAATCAGACATAAGAAGAACGGGAATATAGAACTGACTGTCAGTAATATTAAAAAGAGTGGTGAAACGGGCCGGAAATTATATCACCGTACCTTTGATCATAGTTTGACCCATGAAATCAGATTATATGGAATGGGAGGGGATGATATATTTGAAGTGACCGGAGAAACAAAATCGCCGATTACAGTTCGGATGATTGGCGGAGATGGTAAAGATCGTTTTGAGATTAATAAAGATCTGGGTCATAAATCAAATACTTACATCTATGACCGCTCAGATCAGGAAAATGAAATTCCTTCTTCTTCTGTAGCAAAACTTCGGTTATCTGCTGATACAGCTGTTAATCAGTATAATAAAAAAAGCTACGTATTTGATCAGTTTGGACCATTATTTCATGTTAATTATAATATTGATCAGGGGATACAAGCAGGTGTCGGACTGATTCTGGAGAAACAGGGTTTTAGAAAAACACCTTATGCATCGCATCAGGAGTTTTGGGTAGATTATTCGACGGGTAGAAAATCTTTTATCCTGAACTATGCCGGAGACTTTAAAAAAGCCATTGGGAATACAGATTTTAAGGTCAATGCAAATCTTTTGGGGCCAAATAACCTGAGTAACTTTTTTGGTTTAGGTAATGAAACTGAATTTATCAAAGAGGAACCCAAAGACATGTCCTATTACAGAAACCGTTACGATTATCTGACTGCAGATTTTCAACTCTATAAAAAAACCGGCAGATGGACAATAGGTGGAGGGTTAACCACAGAGTATTACACCAGCAGCCGTAAAGGAAATGAACATCGGTTTTTGAATGACTTCAATCAGACTAATCCTGAAGAGTCAGTTTTTAATGATCGTGTTTACGTGGGGCTGATTACCGAAGTAAAATATGATTCCAGAGATAATATTTCCATCCCTAAAAATGGAATGTATTGGAATACCAGGATTACAGCTAGTCAGCAGCTCAACTCAGATCATGAACGCTATGGGAAAATACAATCAGAATTTCGTTACTATTTGAATCCGGGACATTCTGGCTTCGTGATTGCAAACCGTTTAGGTGGAGGTACAACTTTAGGAAATCCCGGGTTTTTCCAGCAAATGCAATTAGGTGGAGTACATAATCTTCGCGGTTTCCATACAAATCGGTTTACGGGTAAATCCATGCTATATTATAATCTGGATCTTCGCCTTAAGTTATTTGATTTTACCTCTTACATTGTACCCGGATCATTAGGTCTTCTTGGCTTTAATGATGTTGGCCGTGTATGGATGCCTGGCCAGTCTTCAAATCAGTGGCATCATGGATACGGAGGTGGAATATACATTGTTCCGGCTGATCTGATCCTGATACAGGCAGCTGTTGGTTTTTCGAAAGAAAGCACAATGCCTTATATTTCTGTAGGATTTAATTTTTAA
- a CDS encoding GAF domain-containing protein, translated as MQAITIDFNKYVCGNEENGMKADIRLSLKPFITFLTEKIKVEKTAKINFYNYLLEQFSAFPELADPIPAANVNKYNHLFELIYTALSPIINDEREQLWALSKPICPCFYYGTNAFYKVLLDDKKEGLNTDLALPSQKELQNTMLTTLYNMVLQKFYNFSLGTDQHVIKSIVDHKTQLIRYYRLNIDTRFVEITSNTTLPELTLQNVKEYMQDESSNLETLNNLLPSSMFRVEGIAIVTLVDITAEYALESIKNAIISHNQCEVGWSTSSISLALKSLVGSDLIDFGLLPYLKLNNKTLPYFHEGFQSIIIQQAKLNGVDEAEYAELVKSFIANPRRLIFPEIKAEEYTAYPMLKLVADAGIRSYAIFPLYYNAKLIGCLELYTKDSTAFNGNTLSRIESAFPLLTQLYQNIITDFNNEITAIVTDKFTALQSSVEWRFNQAAYNYMASGGWEKNLPIEPIYFKDVHPFYGAIDIRNSSIERNLMIRKDLFAHFEILEITLGNLKSIIPEVLEDDFPRQQSAWDHKGFDEISDREIMKTDDYLQHQLPPYLNILKDIYPEAEKIIDEYFELTRPGGKIFENRDNYENSMQTINRAVNKHLDQFNAQLQQEYPCYFEKFRTDGVEFDIYLGHSIAPDKDFRDDLLADFRLRQLKAIAEITRITADLKPSLAIPMETTQLIFVYEKIIDISFRIDEQRFDVEGSYNIRYQMVKKRIDKAHVKDSTERLTQPGKIAIVYFNSSEADEYITYIHKLQEQQLLTDQVEYLEVEELQGVEGLKALRVEVAIKTD; from the coding sequence ATGCAGGCAATAACGATTGACTTTAACAAGTACGTTTGCGGGAATGAGGAAAATGGAATGAAAGCTGATATTCGCCTTTCATTAAAACCATTTATTACCTTTCTTACTGAAAAGATTAAAGTAGAAAAGACAGCCAAAATAAACTTCTATAACTATTTGCTGGAGCAGTTCTCTGCTTTTCCGGAATTGGCAGACCCTATTCCTGCAGCAAATGTCAATAAATACAATCATTTATTTGAATTGATCTATACGGCATTGTCGCCGATCATTAATGATGAACGGGAGCAATTATGGGCATTAAGTAAACCTATATGTCCTTGCTTTTATTATGGTACAAATGCTTTTTATAAGGTCCTGCTTGATGATAAAAAAGAAGGTTTAAATACCGATCTGGCTTTGCCTTCTCAAAAAGAACTGCAGAATACTATGCTGACCACTCTGTACAATATGGTTCTGCAAAAGTTTTATAATTTCAGTCTGGGTACAGATCAGCATGTTATTAAATCTATAGTTGATCATAAAACACAGTTAATCAGGTATTACAGGTTAAATATCGATACCCGTTTTGTTGAGATTACAAGTAATACAACGCTGCCAGAGCTCACACTGCAAAATGTAAAAGAGTATATGCAGGATGAAAGCAGCAATCTGGAAACCCTTAATAATTTACTACCCTCTTCCATGTTCCGTGTTGAAGGAATTGCTATTGTCACTTTAGTAGATATCACTGCCGAATATGCACTTGAGTCTATTAAAAACGCAATTATTTCACATAACCAGTGTGAGGTAGGCTGGAGTACTTCTTCAATTTCTTTAGCACTCAAATCCCTGGTTGGAAGTGACCTGATAGATTTTGGATTACTGCCTTATTTAAAACTGAATAATAAAACATTACCTTATTTTCATGAGGGTTTTCAAAGTATTATCATTCAGCAGGCGAAACTAAATGGAGTAGATGAAGCAGAATATGCTGAACTGGTAAAATCATTTATAGCAAACCCGCGCAGACTTATTTTTCCTGAAATTAAAGCTGAAGAATATACTGCCTACCCGATGCTTAAGTTGGTTGCAGATGCAGGTATCAGGTCATATGCTATTTTTCCATTATACTACAATGCTAAACTGATCGGTTGCTTAGAGCTTTATACTAAAGACAGTACGGCTTTTAATGGGAATACTTTATCCAGAATTGAAAGCGCTTTCCCTTTGCTGACTCAGCTGTATCAGAATATCATTACTGATTTTAACAATGAGATCACTGCGATAGTCACTGATAAGTTTACTGCGTTGCAGTCTTCTGTTGAGTGGCGTTTCAATCAGGCTGCTTACAATTACATGGCTTCAGGCGGGTGGGAAAAAAATCTTCCGATTGAACCGATTTATTTCAAGGATGTACATCCTTTCTACGGAGCAATTGATATCAGAAATTCAAGTATTGAGCGGAATCTGATGATCCGGAAAGATTTGTTTGCTCATTTTGAAATTTTGGAAATAACACTGGGAAACCTGAAGTCCATAATACCAGAGGTCCTGGAAGATGATTTTCCAAGACAGCAGTCTGCATGGGATCATAAAGGGTTTGACGAAATATCTGATCGGGAGATTATGAAAACTGACGATTATCTTCAGCATCAGCTTCCTCCTTACCTGAATATACTTAAAGATATTTATCCTGAGGCTGAAAAGATTATTGATGAATATTTTGAACTGACACGTCCGGGAGGGAAGATCTTTGAAAACAGAGATAATTACGAGAATAGTATGCAGACCATTAACCGGGCGGTGAATAAACACCTGGATCAGTTTAATGCACAATTGCAGCAGGAATATCCTTGTTATTTTGAAAAATTCAGAACCGACGGTGTGGAGTTTGATATTTATCTTGGGCATTCTATTGCACCAGACAAAGATTTCAGAGATGATTTACTGGCTGATTTCCGGTTAAGGCAGTTGAAAGCAATTGCTGAGATAACCAGGATAACGGCAGACCTGAAGCCTTCACTAGCTATACCGATGGAAACTACACAGTTGATTTTTGTTTATGAAAAAATCATTGATATTAGTTTCAGGATTGATGAACAAAGATTTGATGTTGAAGGAAGTTATAATATCCGGTATCAGATGGTGAAGAAAAGGATAGATAAGGCTCATGTCAAGGATAGTACAGAACGACTTACTCAGCCCGGTAAAATTGCAATTGTTTATTTCAATAGTTCAGAAGCTGATGAATATATAACATATATCCATAAATTACAGGAACAGCAATTATTAACCGATCAGGTTGAATATCTGGAAGTGGAAGAATTACAAGGTGTTGAAGGACTTAAAGCATTGCGGGTAGAAGTCGCAATAAAAACTGATTAA
- the ppk1 gene encoding polyphosphate kinase 1: MKEYSFFNRDLSWLSFNERVLMEAENEQVPLLERIRFLSIYSSNLDEFYRVRMPVLMAIDNFDENTGLNNNYYKAQFLINQQQQRFGHLLANELLPALKVRNIHWLYNEAIPDQITDELSRIFFNEVLAYIRLYSVAKDEDGFFAENNKLYQAVILSDTVGTERLELITIPSDDLPRLYAVNKGDQKYVVFLDDIIRSNLAYLFPDEKITGVFNIKITRNAELNIKDEIDDLEEDITIALEKELKKRDLGTATRFLCQPGIPLRYLYKIIYALNLTNSSVVEGGYYHNMKDLSNFPLQEAGLNYPKWPSLPNLLLKKEDTLFEQIRKKDLMIHVPYQNYDPILRFFNEAANDSYVEEIYVTLYRVADNSRIVNALMTAAKNGKKVSVMVELKARFDEANNIKWASRMKASGVKIIYSNKELKVHAKVALVKRKIRDQSEYLGLLATGNLNESTARFYTDHILLTANQVMLAELEQLFGFLRKKKKKPLQEDAINFEHLLVAQFNLQAKFIALIDQEIANARQGLPAGMVIKMNNLEERVLISKLYEASNAGVKIQLIIRSVCCLIPGIEGQSENIIVKRIVDRYLEHGRVFLFHNNGAEDVFMGSADWMNRNIYGRIEVCFPIYDQELKIRLIEILNLQLKDTVQAVELNEELQNNYCSGEVQVRSQQAIYDLLKETTVHTIENNAS, from the coding sequence ATGAAAGAATATTCTTTTTTTAATCGCGATCTGAGCTGGTTGAGTTTTAATGAGCGTGTGCTCATGGAGGCCGAAAATGAACAGGTTCCATTACTGGAACGAATCAGATTTCTATCCATTTATTCTTCCAATCTCGATGAGTTTTACAGAGTGAGGATGCCGGTATTGATGGCTATTGATAATTTTGATGAGAACACCGGTTTAAATAACAATTATTATAAAGCACAGTTTTTAATCAATCAGCAGCAACAGCGATTTGGGCATCTGCTGGCTAACGAGCTTTTACCTGCTTTAAAGGTCAGAAATATACACTGGTTATATAATGAGGCTATTCCTGATCAGATAACAGATGAATTGTCCCGGATTTTCTTTAATGAAGTCCTGGCGTATATCAGGCTGTATTCAGTAGCGAAGGATGAAGATGGTTTTTTTGCAGAAAACAATAAGCTTTATCAGGCAGTTATATTATCTGATACGGTCGGAACAGAGCGCTTAGAGTTGATTACCATCCCATCTGATGATTTGCCAAGGTTATATGCAGTGAATAAAGGGGATCAGAAATATGTGGTTTTCCTGGATGATATTATCAGAAGCAATCTCGCTTATCTTTTCCCTGATGAAAAAATAACTGGAGTGTTCAATATCAAGATTACCAGAAATGCAGAATTGAATATCAAAGATGAGATTGATGATCTGGAAGAAGACATTACCATTGCTCTTGAAAAAGAATTAAAGAAACGGGACCTGGGCACAGCAACACGATTTTTATGCCAACCTGGAATACCACTGAGGTATCTCTATAAGATCATTTATGCCCTTAACCTGACCAATTCATCTGTTGTAGAAGGTGGATATTATCATAATATGAAGGACCTGAGTAATTTTCCACTCCAGGAAGCCGGGTTAAATTATCCTAAATGGCCGTCACTCCCTAATCTGCTGCTGAAAAAAGAAGATACATTGTTCGAACAGATTCGTAAAAAGGACCTGATGATTCACGTTCCCTATCAGAATTATGATCCGATATTAAGATTCTTTAATGAAGCTGCAAATGATAGCTATGTAGAAGAAATTTATGTGACCCTTTACCGGGTGGCTGATAATTCCAGAATTGTTAATGCCTTAATGACGGCAGCAAAAAATGGTAAAAAGGTTTCGGTAATGGTAGAACTGAAAGCAAGATTTGACGAAGCCAATAATATAAAATGGGCTTCGAGAATGAAAGCTTCGGGAGTAAAAATCATTTATAGTAATAAAGAATTAAAGGTACATGCAAAGGTTGCTCTGGTTAAGAGAAAGATCAGAGATCAGAGTGAATATCTGGGACTGCTGGCTACAGGAAATCTGAATGAATCAACGGCAAGGTTTTATACAGATCATATTCTGCTCACTGCTAATCAGGTTATGCTGGCTGAGCTTGAACAGCTTTTTGGTTTCCTCAGAAAGAAAAAGAAGAAACCATTGCAGGAAGATGCAATCAACTTTGAACATTTACTGGTTGCACAATTCAACCTTCAGGCTAAATTCATTGCACTTATTGATCAGGAAATTGCCAATGCCAGACAAGGGTTACCGGCTGGTATGGTGATTAAAATGAATAATCTGGAAGAAAGAGTACTGATCTCTAAATTATATGAAGCTTCAAATGCCGGAGTTAAAATACAACTGATTATACGTAGTGTATGCTGCCTGATTCCCGGAATAGAGGGGCAAAGTGAGAATATTATCGTGAAACGTATTGTGGACCGGTACCTGGAACACGGAAGAGTTTTTCTTTTCCATAACAACGGAGCAGAAGATGTCTTTATGGGATCCGCAGACTGGATGAACAGAAATATTTACGGAAGGATAGAGGTTTGTTTTCCAATCTATGATCAGGAATTAAAAATAAGACTGATAGAAATCTTAAATTTACAGTTAAAGGATACTGTACAGGCAGTTGAATTGAATGAAGAATTACAAAATAATTACTGTAGTGGAGAAGTCCAGGTACGTTCCCAGCAAGCTATTTATGATCTGCTGAAAGAAACCACTGTACACACTATTGAAAATAACGCATCATAA